The proteins below come from a single Cannabis sativa cultivar Pink pepper isolate KNU-18-1 chromosome 3, ASM2916894v1, whole genome shotgun sequence genomic window:
- the LOC115709894 gene encoding protein N-terminal glutamine amidohydrolase-like isoform X2 has protein sequence MATSALESNASFDISQCQHTPFYCEENVYLLCKKLSKDGIAEADGSDLFVVFISNEKKQVPLWGQKASNRADGAVLWDYHVICVQSKKGGDSAPLVWDLDSSLPSPSPLATYVSETVRPSFSLFSEYQRFFRIVHAPIFLGDFASDRRHMKDSAGNWSADPPTYDPIVAQDGTVNNFNEYMEIHLSDALKTVEADSVGAVFTEKLGVVIGENQLEEFFSHIS, from the exons atggcgACTTCAGCTCTGGAATCAAACGCTTCTTTCGACATTTCTCAGTGCCAACACACACCCTTTTACTG TGAGGAGAATGTATACTTGCTTTGCAAGAAattgagtaaagatgggatagCAGAGGCAGATGGCTCTGatctttttgttgttttcatctCCAATGAGAAGAAACAG gttccATTATGGGGTCAAAAGGCCAGCAACAGGGCAGATGGAGCTGTTTTATGGGACTATCATGTCATCTGTGTACAG AGTAAAAAAGGAGGTGATTCTGCTCCCTTAGTGTGGGATTTAGACTCTAGTCTTCCATCTCCTTCTCCTCTAGCAACCTATGTTTCAGAAACTGTTCGGCCATCATTTTCGCTCTTTTCGGAGTATCAAAG ATTTTTCCGGATTGTGCATGCTCCAATATTTCTTGGTGACTTTGCATCAGATAGAAGACATATGAAAGATTCTGCTGGAAACTGGTCTGCTGATCCCCCTACTTATGATCCCATTGTTGCCCAAG ATGGAACTGTGAACAATTTTAATGAATACATGGAAATCCACCTTTCCGACGCGTTGAAAACTGTTGAAGCTGATTCGGTGGGTGCTGTTTTCACTGAGAAACTTGGAGTGGTTATTGGTGAGAATCAGTTGGAAGAATTCTTTTCTCATATTTCATGA
- the LOC115709894 gene encoding protein N-terminal glutamine amidohydrolase-like isoform X1 codes for MATSTLESNASFDISQCQHTPFYCEENVYLLCKKLSKDGIAEADGSDLFVVFISNEKKQVPLWGQKASNRADGAVLWDYHVICVQSKKGGDSAPLVWDLDSSLPSPSPLATYVSETVRPSFSLFSEYQRFFRIVHAPIFLGDFASDRRHMKDSAGNWSADPPTYDPIVAQDGTVNNFNEYMEIHLSDALKTVEADSVGAVFTEKLGVVIGENQLEEFFSHIS; via the exons atggcgACTTCAACTCTGGAATCAAACGCTTCTTTCGACATTTCTCAGTGCCAACACACACCCTTTTACTG TGAGGAGAATGTATACTTGCTTTGCAAGAAattgagtaaagatgggatagCAGAGGCAGATGGCTCTGatctttttgttgttttcatctCCAATGAGAAGAAACAG gttccATTATGGGGTCAAAAGGCCAGCAACAGGGCAGATGGAGCTGTTTTATGGGACTATCATGTCATCTGTGTACAG AGTAAAAAAGGAGGTGATTCTGCTCCCTTAGTGTGGGATTTAGACTCTAGTCTTCCATCTCCTTCTCCTCTAGCAACCTATGTTTCAGAAACTGTTCGGCCATCATTTTCGCTCTTTTCGGAGTATCAAAG ATTTTTCCGGATTGTGCATGCTCCAATATTTCTTGGTGACTTTGCATCAGATAGAAGACATATGAAAGATTCTGCTGGAAACTGGTCTGCTGATCCCCCTACTTATGATCCCATTGTTGCCCAAG ATGGAACTGTGAACAATTTTAATGAATACATGGAAATCCACCTTTCCGACGCGTTGAAAACTGTTGAAGCTGATTCGGTGGGTGCTGTTTTCACTGAGAAACTTGGAGTGGTTATTGGTGAGAATCAGTTGGAAGAATTCTTTTCTCATATTTCATGA
- the LOC115709896 gene encoding mediator-associated protein 2-like, which produces MASESADLKECYVPAPEFLQDVKDPLVDLSGTDSTELWLIQWPKNNDPDFDGQELTLKLDHDGNLSSFKGSSGKEYDMVSFASQESNATVFLSSSTGTKIAGKISRRVSLVHYPEPHELKQASSSKSMYHKSSSISMTNSSHHVGTPAQSSRPRNTTGTSTGRGTSSRSSKQKSSLSDLGEPSQTPKRSRASESIMSIDQSAQNSSRGHSAVTHSGSSQRSHRGKSKKGKQNED; this is translated from the exons ATGGCTTCTGAATCTGCTGATTTAAAGGAATGTTACGTTCCTGCGCCTGAATTTCTGCAAGATGTTAAGGATCCACTTGTCGATCTTAGTGGGACCGATTCAACTGAGCTTTGGCTCATTCAATGGCCTAAGAATAAT GACCCCGATTTTGATGGACAAGAACTGACGCTCAAGCTTGACCATGACGGGAACCTGTCTAGCTTCAAGGGTTCATCTG GCAAagaatatgatatggttagttTTGCTTCTCAAGAATCAAATGCAACCGTTTTTTTATCTTCTTCAACAGGCACAAAAATTG CTGGGAAGATTTCACGACGAGTATCACTCGTCCACTACCCAGAGCCTCATGAATTGAAACAAGCTAGTTCAAGCAAATCTATGTATCACAAGTCTTCTAGCATTTCAATGACCAATTCTTCCCATCACGTTGGAACACCTGCACAAAGTAGTCGGCCAAGAAACACTACTGGAACTTCAACTGGGCGTGGAACTTCCAGTCGAAGTAGCAAACAGAAAAGTTCTTTATCAGATCTCGGAGAGCCATCACAAACTCCAAAGAGAAGTCGTGCATCTGAATCCATCATGTCTATTGATCAGTCTGCTCAAAATTCAAGTCGAGGTCATAGCGCTGTTACTCATTCGGGATCATCGCAGCGGTCCCATCGAGGGAAATCAAAGAAGGGAAAACAAAATGAGGATTAA
- the LOC115711604 gene encoding 1-acyl-sn-glycerol-3-phosphate acyltransferase BAT2, chloroplastic: protein MESGFPTNGTMSILCGQGTCLLSKTLTRQMSFKLKSEAMKFDLCHGLVSHQPFQVLTCKELYVGGSSHKRCTLSYSKCSAHNRYHSIPRKHDIVSWCYSDKQEKPNIPLFDVTMKKQDKIPRHVIMRSELTGTGIPEAASPLTDISLRSKVRGICFYAVTSVVAIFLFVVMLVEHPFVLLLDRYRRKAHYFIAKMWASSTVSPFFKIEVEGLENLPSPDTPAVYVSNHQSFLDIYTLLTLGRTFKFISKTSIFLFPIIGWAMFLLGVIPLKRMDSKSQLDCFKRCIDLVKKGASVFFFPEGTRSKDGKLGAFKKGAFSIAAKTKVPVVPITLIGTGKLMPPGMEGILNTGSVKVIIHKSIEGSDPQVLCNESRNIIANGLLSHLA from the exons ATGGAAAGTGGTTTCCCCACAAATGGCACTATGTCTATATTGTGTGGTCAAGGGACATGCTTGCTTTCCAAGACATTAACGAGACAGATGTCTTTTAAACTAAAATCAGAAGCTATGAAGTTTGACCTTTGCCATGGTCTTGTTTCGCATCAGCCTTTTCAG GTTTTGACTTGTAAGGAACTCTATGTTGGGGGCTCTTCACATAAAAGGTGCACTTTAAGCTATTCAAAATGCT CCGCTCACAATAGATATCATTCCATTCCAAGGAAGCATGACATTGTATCATGGTGTTATTCTGATAAACAGGAGAAACCTAACATACCACTTTTTGATGTGACAATGAAAAAACAAGATAAGATCCCCAGGCATGTAATTATGAGATCTGAACTTACCGGCACGGGCATTCCTGAGGCTGCTTCCCCATTAACAG ATATAAGTTTGCGCTCCAAAGTTCGAGGGATTTGCTTCTATGCTGTTACTTCTGTAGTCGCAATTTTCCTATTTGTGGTGATGCTGGTGGAGCATCCTTTTGTACTCTTGCTGGATCGATACCGAagaaaagctcattattttattgctaaaatGTGGGCAAGTTCAACAGTCAGTCCATTTTTTAAGATTGAAGTTGAGGGATTGGAGAATTTGCCTTCGCCGGATACTCCAGCTGTTTACGTCTCAAACCATCAGAGCTTTCTAGACATATATACTCTTCTCACTCTTGGTAGAACCTTTAAGTTTATCAGCAAGACTAGCATATTTCTCTTTCCAATTATTGGATGGGCCATGTTTTTGTTGGGTGTGATTCCTCTAAAGCGCATGGACAGCAAAAGTCAGTTG GACTGTTTCAAGCGCTGCATTGATCTTGTAAAGAAGGGGGCCTCTGTATTTTTCTTCCCCGAGGGAACACGGAGTAAGGATGGAAAGTTAGGTGCTTTTAAG AAAGGCGCATTCAGCATTGCAGCGAAAACCAAAGTGCCAGTAGTGCCTATTACCCTTATCGGAACTGGTAAACTCATGCCTCCGGGTATGGAGGGTATTTTGAATACTGGATCTGTTAAAGTCATTATTCATAAGTCCATAGAAGGAAGTGATCCACAAGTACTGTGCAATGAAAGTAGAAACATAATTGCAAATGGCCTTCTCAGTCATCTTGCCTGA
- the LOC115709890 gene encoding putative pentatricopeptide repeat-containing protein At3g13770, mitochondrial, whose translation MRYFPLSTNQHQRSFLSSLAPNSTFLKTLCSNGRLKEALLEMAVQGLQVEFQEYDTVLNECVSQRAVREGQRVHAHITKTCYHPPLYLWTRLIVFYTKCDFLADARKVLDEMTLRNVVSWTAMISAYSQRGHTSEALNLFIQMLRSGTEPNEFTFATVLTSCIGPEGFYLGRQIHSFVLKRNFESHIFVGSSLLDMYAKVGRIHEARGVFECLPERDVVSCTAILSGYAQLGFDEEALELFRRLQNEGMVPNYVTYASLLTALSGLAALDLGKQVHNRTLRFKLPSYVVLQNSLIDMYSKCGKLTYSRRIFDSMIERTVISWNAMIVGYSKHGMGREVVELFDLMNLENKVKPNSVTFLAVLSGCSHGGMEDKGLEIFNEMTEGKYGTKPEMVHYGCVVDLLGRSGRVDEAFDFINKMPFKATAAIWGSLLGACRVHSNVDVGEFAGKRLLEIEPENAGNYVILSNLYASVGRWEDVRTIREFMKEKVVVKEPGRSWIEIDQILHTFHASDRSHPRREEVRTKLKELFVKFKEVGYVPDLSCVLFDVDEEQKEKILLNHSEKLALAFGLITTSEGSSIRVIKNLRICVDCHNFAKIFSKVYGREVSLRDKTRFHRIVDGICSCGDYW comes from the exons ATGAGATATTTTCCGTTGAGCACTAACCAACACCAACGGTCATTTCTATCATCATTGGCGCCAAACTCAACatttttgaaaacattatgcTCCAACGGTCGACTGAAGGAAGCTCTGTTGGAAATGGCGGTTCAGGGTCTTCAAGTTGAGTTCCAAGAATACGACACCGTATTGAATGAGTGTGTAAGCCAAAGGGCTGTTAGAGAAGGCCAAAGGGTTCATGCCCACATCACCAAAACTTGTTATCATCCTCCACTCTACTTGTGGACTCGATTGATTGTGTTCTACACCAAATGTGATTTTCTTGCTGATGCACGGAAAGTGCTCGATGAAATGACTCTTAGAAATGTGGTGTCTTGGACTGCTATGATTTCTGCTTATTCTCAAAGGGGTCATACCTCTGAAGCATTGAATCTTTTCATTCAGATGTTAAGATCAG GTACAGAACCAAATGAGTTCACTTTTGCAACTGTTCTAACTTCATGTATTGGTCCTGAGGGATTTTACTTAGGAAGGCAAATCCATTCTTTTGTGTTGAAAAGAAATTTCGAGTCGCATATATTTGTTGGAAGCTCGCTGCTCGACATGTATGCCAAAGTTGGTAGGATTCATGAAGCTCGAGGAGTTTTCGAATGCTTGCCAGAAAGGGATGTTGTCTCTTGTACTGCAATACTCTCTGGCTATGCACAACTGGGTTTTGATGAAGAGGCATTGGAATTATTTCGTCGGTTACAAAATGAAGGAATGGTTCCCAACTATGTTACTTATGCTAGTCTGTTAACCGCGTTATCTGGACTTGCTGCACTGGATCTCGGTAAGCAAGTTCATAACCGTACCCTTCGGTTTAAACTGCCTTCATATGTTGTTCTTCAAAATTCTTTGATTGATATGTATTCAAAATGTGGAAAGCTCACTTATTCGAGAAGGATTTTCGATAGTATGATTGAGAGAACTGTCATCTCTTGGAATGCCATGATTGTAGGATATAGTAAACATGGAATGGGAAGAGAAGTAGTAGAGCTTTTCGACTTAATGAACTTAGAAAACAAGGTGAAGCCTAATTCGGTCACTTTTTTGGCTGTTTTATCGGGTTGCAGCCATGGAGGGATGGAAGATAAAGGGCTTGAAATCTTTAATGAGATGACAGAAGGAAAATATGGAACTAAACCCGAGATGGTGCATTATGGTTGCGTTGTTGATTTGCTCGGTCGTTCTGGCCGAGTAGATGAGGCTTTTGActtcataaataaaatgccTTTCAAGGCAACAGCTGCTATATGGGGTTCTCTTTTAGGTGCTTGTAGAGTTCATTCCAATGTTGACGTTGGTGAATTCGCAGGGAAACGGCTTCTAGAAATCGAGCCTGAAAATGCAGGGAATTATGTCATTCTTTCTAATTTATATGCTTCTGTTGGGAGATGGGAAGATGTAAGAACCATTAGGGAGTTTATgaaagaaaaggttgtggtaAAGGAACCGGGAAGAAGTTGGATTGAAATCGATCAAATTCTTCATACGTTTCATGCAAGTGATCGTTCCCATCCAAGACGAGAAGAGGTTAGAACGAAGCTAAAGGAATTATTTGTGAAGTTTAAGGAAGTTGGTTATGTTCCAGACTTAAGCTGTGTCTTATTTGATGTGGATGAGGAGCAAAAGGAGAAGATTCTCCTAAACCATAGTGAAAAACTTGCACTGGCTTTTGGTTTGATTACAACTTCAGAAGGATCGTCTATTCGTGTTATTAAAAATCTTCGAATTTGTGTTGATTGCCATAATTTTGCGAAGATTTTCTCGAAAGTTTATGGAAGAGAAGTGTCTCTAAGGGATAAAACTCGATTCCATCGAATTGTTGATGGAATCTGCTCATGTGGAGACTACTGGTGA